A stretch of Bacillus pseudomycoides DNA encodes these proteins:
- a CDS encoding GNAT family N-acetyltransferase produces MLIRFKKSYEKIAMGLLSFMPTEKDVKTLQLTMKEYDKNDSWQLYLWKQNDDFVGIVGIINEENVLEIQHLSVNPSHRHMGIGTKMVQELKNKFQGVTVCGNEQTASFCEKCKEVEQNIHS; encoded by the coding sequence ATGTTAATTCGTTTTAAAAAAAGTTATGAAAAGATTGCAATGGGGCTACTTTCTTTTATGCCGACTGAAAAAGATGTGAAAACTTTACAATTAACAATGAAAGAATATGATAAAAACGATAGTTGGCAATTGTATTTGTGGAAACAAAATGATGATTTTGTTGGGATCGTTGGAATAATTAATGAAGAAAATGTATTAGAGATTCAACATCTTAGTGTGAATCCATCTCATCGTCACATGGGGATTGGTACGAAGATGGTACAAGAACTAAAAAATAAGTTTCAGGGTGTTACAGTTTGTGGTAATGAACAAACTGCTAGTTTTTGCGAAAAGTGTAAGGAAGTTGAACAGAATATACATTCATGA
- a CDS encoding peptidylprolyl isomerase — protein sequence MKTLGYILMENGEKIELEFFPEEAPKTVENFKKLADQGFYNEVTFHRVIPGFVSQGGDPTGTGAGGPGYSIPCETDENPHRHVVGSLSMAHAGRNTGGSQFFIVHEPQPHLDGVHTVFGKVTSGIETVLNMRQGDAMKEVKVWEE from the coding sequence ATGAAAACTTTAGGATACATATTAATGGAGAATGGTGAAAAAATTGAATTAGAATTTTTCCCAGAAGAAGCACCGAAAACAGTGGAAAACTTTAAAAAATTAGCAGACCAAGGATTTTATAACGAGGTTACATTCCACCGCGTGATTCCTGGTTTCGTAAGTCAGGGCGGAGATCCAACAGGAACAGGTGCAGGTGGTCCTGGTTACTCTATTCCATGTGAAACTGATGAGAATCCTCATCGACATGTAGTTGGATCACTTTCTATGGCACATGCTGGCCGTAATACAGGTGGTAGCCAATTCTTTATCGTTCATGAGCCACAACCACACTTAGATGGCGTGCATACTGTATTTGGTAAAGTGACAAGCGGTATTGAAACGGTATTAAATATGCGTCAAGGCGATGCTATGAAAGAAGTTAAAGTTTGGGAAGAGTAA
- a CDS encoding YjcZ family sporulation protein: MGHIDCGFNGGFALLVVLFILLIIVGAACFC, encoded by the coding sequence ATGGGCCATATTGATTGTGGTTTTAACGGCGGTTTCGCTTTACTTGTTGTGCTCTTTATCTTATTAATCATTGTAGGCGCGGCTTGCTTCTGCTAA
- a CDS encoding DUF309 domain-containing protein, producing MYPTAYIQFLIHFHGDYDYFECHEILEEYWKLKPRGERDNYWVGFIQIAVSLYHHRRSNWNGSIRMMKSAIAILQKENKQVHKLGLDHQKLLTILQKQLQSIQRKEPFTPIFLPFSDPSLENKCLQLCTEKMIPWKDVHSLPTEYIVHKHKLRDRNDVIAERNEQLQKRKQR from the coding sequence ATGTATCCTACTGCATACATACAGTTCTTAATTCATTTTCACGGAGATTACGATTATTTTGAGTGTCACGAAATATTAGAAGAATATTGGAAATTAAAACCTCGAGGAGAACGCGACAACTACTGGGTTGGTTTTATTCAAATAGCAGTTTCTTTATACCATCACAGACGCTCGAATTGGAATGGTTCGATACGAATGATGAAAAGCGCCATTGCTATTTTACAAAAAGAAAATAAACAAGTGCACAAATTAGGTCTAGACCACCAAAAACTTTTAACTATTTTGCAAAAACAATTACAGTCGATTCAAAGGAAAGAACCCTTTACACCTATATTTTTGCCTTTTTCAGATCCTTCTTTAGAAAACAAATGCTTGCAATTGTGTACAGAAAAAATGATTCCGTGGAAAGATGTTCATTCTTTACCTACTGAGTACATTGTCCATAAACATAAATTACGTGACAGAAATGATGTAATTGCTGAACGAAACGAGCAACTACAAAAAAGAAAGCAGAGATGA